From the bacterium genome, one window contains:
- a CDS encoding FAD binding domain-containing protein, which produces MAVRTYLRPRSAAEALALIEGDERAALIGGGAYLRLATRGYETAVDLCDAGLDQVRVEDGALRLGAMVTYRRLETDIAVRDCCGGLLGRCVENIVGVQVRNIVTVGGTVAGRYAFANLTTALLALGADVVLERGGRKPLEQFLADKAPARDVLVEVVVPTAVRRCAWRDLTRVRTDFAVLNVAAVDLGGEVRVAVGARPGVARLARGAMQAAAAGDARGAGEAAAAELDFGDDLRASADYRRRVCGALVTRAVEEVLA; this is translated from the coding sequence ATGGCTGTTCGCACTTATCTTCGTCCCCGGTCGGCCGCCGAGGCGCTGGCTTTGATCGAGGGGGACGAGCGCGCCGCGCTGATCGGGGGCGGGGCCTACCTGCGACTGGCGACGCGGGGGTACGAGACGGCCGTCGACCTGTGCGACGCCGGGCTCGACCAGGTGCGCGTCGAGGACGGGGCGCTGCGGCTCGGGGCCATGGTGACCTACCGGCGGCTGGAGACCGATATCGCGGTGCGGGACTGCTGCGGCGGGCTGCTGGGGCGCTGCGTGGAGAACATCGTCGGGGTGCAGGTGCGCAACATCGTGACCGTGGGCGGCACGGTGGCCGGGCGCTACGCCTTCGCCAACCTGACCACGGCGCTGCTGGCGCTGGGCGCGGACGTCGTGCTGGAGCGCGGCGGGCGCAAACCCCTGGAGCAGTTCCTGGCCGACAAGGCGCCGGCGCGCGACGTGCTGGTCGAGGTCGTGGTGCCGACGGCGGTGCGGCGCTGCGCCTGGCGGGACCTGACGCGGGTGCGGACGGATTTCGCGGTGCTGAACGTGGCGGCGGTCGACCTCGGCGGTGAGGTGCGCGTCGCGGTGGGCGCGCGGCCCGGGGTGGCGCGGCTGGCGCGCGGGGCCATGCAGGCGGCCGCGGCCGGGGACGCGCGCGGCGCGGGCGAGGCGGCGGCTGCGGAGCTGGACTTCGGCGACGACCTGCGCGCTTCCGCCGACTACCGTCGACGGGTGTGTGGCGCGCTGGTGACGCGCGCGGTCGAGGAGGTCCTGGCGTGA
- a CDS encoding 2Fe-2S iron-sulfur cluster-binding protein, with translation MNISLELNGRSATWDVEPGEALLDALRRHGVLSVKRGCDTASCGTCTVLLDGVPVPSCAVPAPRADGRAVTTVEGLPDEAARLGACLAAEGADQCGFCAPGLVVAVVAMSRELEDPDEAAINHYLAGNLCRCGGYVSQTRAIRRYLQEAR, from the coding sequence GTGAACATCTCCCTGGAACTGAACGGCCGGTCCGCGACCTGGGACGTCGAGCCCGGCGAGGCGCTGCTGGACGCGCTGCGGCGCCACGGCGTGCTGAGCGTGAAGCGCGGCTGCGACACGGCTTCGTGCGGCACCTGCACGGTGCTGCTGGACGGCGTGCCGGTGCCCTCGTGCGCGGTGCCGGCGCCGCGCGCCGACGGCCGCGCGGTGACCACGGTCGAAGGGCTGCCCGACGAGGCGGCGCGGCTGGGCGCCTGCCTGGCGGCCGAGGGGGCCGACCAGTGCGGCTTCTGCGCGCCCGGCCTGGTGGTTGCGGTCGTCGCGATGAGCCGCGAGTTGGAGGACCCGGACGAGGCCGCCATCAACCACTACCTGGCCGGCAACCTCTGCCGGTGCGGCGGCTACGTCAGCCAGACCCGCGCGATCCGCCGCTACCTGCAGGAGGCGCGATGA